In Brettanomyces bruxellensis chromosome 8, complete sequence, a genomic segment contains:
- a CDS encoding uncharacterized protein (SECRETED:SignalP(1-23)), which produces MLSVRRLLSHLIFFLVLVNICKGEEEVDKEAETETDPLPGVLSSKQFDEELKSGYHIVEFFSPYCPHCTHFAPTWEDFYHKHHELYAEKNNLHIHQVNCVSNGDLCDKEGVMAYPTIRFYSSGGKLLGSMDDYQRTLEGLETFVNDQLSLWVVGETDGKPDDFSSDSIPETILLNKKKLVQILVGEGADKPYLVSFWPSTDKELPQDKFQGDHKGVQFFQEYPGSYMFRNIWNGVSKQLANEIEDGKLSLAYFNCGSNPKVCSTLGIEDWPRNAEEAIPQIMMMLPPSAGGNRVVYNRPTRPSIQDLLLWTSRLLEIYRFEDLSESKIQKIGGIVKRLRRESDIKDYSKVTFVLLEDPATRVPEDDMILRKLLQPIMDFRGNVYLFKSTDSTGFLRLLKTQSRIMEDDYLNKDSDKNNKDLISFDPAMFAARTLSALPMMLCFRSNTLDGVAMKSFSSRDIRDTGKVLKFIYKNAYPMAWPLLRKNLDVVFPEYDESYYSKNEKVLVSLIDPKKPKELQKISYGMSYIYHKFTYIQNREQFNKLDNERKKKYAKIKDLQDGSHHHDIMKIMSTTVQETFENMHNELRIAYVDIENLKALRYRLGWKNIVPSKYKSGDFLLVSRFSNGYWDESSEGKQFNIEDVDNVISGIKYASEHGFSGKRLYTPILKIAIFVPLTIIVICFIWKWTRKFLLARSLRKNRMKGLGILGVDPSLGSTELDKLE; this is translated from the coding sequence ATGCTTTCGGTCAGAAGGCTTTTGAGCCatctgattttttttcttgtattGGTGAACATTTGCAAGGGTGAGGAAGAAGTGGACAAAGAGGCGGAAACAGAAACGGATCCGCTTCCGGGAGTACTATCATCCAAgcaatttgatgaagagtTAAAGTCGGGCTACCATattgttgaatttttttctccataTTGCCCACATTGTACCCATTTCGCACCAACATGGGAAGATTTTTACCACAAACATCATGAATTATATGCCGAAAAGAACAATCTTCACATCCATCAGGTGAATTGTGTTTCAAACGGTGATCTTTGCGATAAGGAGGGTGTTATGGCATACCCTACAATCAGGTTTTATTCAAGTGGCGGTAAGCTTCTTGGATCAATGGATGATTATCAGAGGACGCTGGAAGGCTTGGAAACATTTGTCAACGATCAGTTATCCCTTTGGGTTGTAGGAGAGACAGATGGCAAGCCGGACGATTTTTCGAGCGATTCAATTCCAGAGACGATTCTTCtaaacaagaagaaactgGTGCAAATTCTTGTTGGTGAAGGTGCAGATAAGCCCTACTTAGTGTCTTTTTGGCCCTCAACAGACAAGGAACTACCTCAGGATAAGTTTCAAGGTGATCACAAGGGTGTGCAGTTTTTCCAGGAATATCCCGGCAGTTACATGTTTAGAAATATTTGGAACGGGGTTTCGAAACAGTTGGCAAATGAGattgaagatggaaaattGTCATTGGCGTACTTTAACTGTGGATCCAATCCAAAGGTGTGCAGTACGTTGGGTATTGAAGACTGGCCCAGAAATGCAGAAGAAGCTATACCTCAAATCATGATGATGCTACCACCTTCTGCGGGTGGTAACAGGGTCGTTTATAATAGACCCACTCGTCCATCTATCCAAGATCTTTTATTATGGACCTCTCGCTTACTTGAAATTTACAGATTTGAGGATCTCTCAGAATCgaaaattcagaaaattGGCGGCATTGTGAAGAGATTAAGAAGAGAGAGTGACATTAAGGATTATTCCAAGGTGACATTTGTTCTTTTAGAAGACCCTGCTACCAGGGTGCCTGAAGACGATATGATTTTGAGAAAGCTTCTACAACCCATAATGGATTTTCGGGGCAATGTCTATTTATTCAAGAGTACCGATAGTACCGGCTTTCTTCGCTTGTTGAAAACACAAAGCAGAATTATGGAGGATGATTATCTTAATAAAGATTCGGATAAGAACAACAAGGATTTAATATCATTTGATCCTGCTATGTTTGCGGCAAGAACACTTTCAGCATTGCCAATGATGCTTTGCTTTAGATCAAACACGTTGGACGGTGTGGCAATGAAAAGTTTCAGTTCCAGGGATATTCGTGATACTGGAAAAGTGCTCAAATTCATCTATAAAAATGCTTACCCAATGGCATGGCCACTTTTACGTAAAAACCTCGATGTTGTGTTTCCCGAATACGATGAGTCGTATTACtctaaaaatgaaaaggtTCTTGTTTCCTTAATTGATCCAAAGAAGCCAAAGGAGCTTCAGAAAATATCATATGGAATGTCTTACATCTATCACAAATTCACCTACATTCAAAACAGGGAGCAATTTAACAAGTTGGACAAtgagaggaagaagaagtatgCCAAGATCAAAGATTTGCAAGATGGTTCACATCATCATGATATTATGAAAATCATGAGTACTACGGTTCAGGAAACTTTCGAGAACATGCACAATGAATTAAGAATCGCCTATGTTGACATAGAGAATCTCAAGGCATTGAGATATAGACTTGGCTGGAAGAATATCGTACCATCGAAGTATAAGAGTGGCGATTTCTTGTTAGTGTCAAGATTTTCAAATGGTTACTGGGACGAGTCATCTGAGGGCAAGCAGTTCAACATCGAAGACGTTGATAACGTTATTTCTGGAATAAAATACGCAAGCGAGCACGGTTTCTCTGGGAAGAGACTGTACACACCAATATTGAAGattgcaatatttgttCCACTTACGATAATAGTTATCTGCTTCATTTGGAAATGGACTCGCAAGTTTCTTTTAGCCCGTAGCCttagaaaaaataggaTGAAGGGTTTGGGAATATTGGGCGTGGATCCTTCATTGGGGAGTACCGAACTCGACAAACTTGAGTGA
- a CDS encoding uncharacterized protein (BUSCO:EOG092629FB) → MIDLLHKSVDRLKVHITDRNYDMLSYDLLKKNYSREFLDKNRARIRSKLDDIRKRSTKSLKTFLNAKIHSPQAAVNNLWSPCLSNIGSILWYIGLNKGNLRNVVPWKIPAETPDGDLPRQVISDVLERLVYNEMKPYNLLSVYNDDSNKQNFNHNLTFHVMDVDNPCEWFPNARKLKRKFIMHVGPTNSGKTYHALKRLETCTKGYYAGPLRLLAREVYDKFQKKNINCNLVTGEEVLIDIDGNGNKAGITSGTIEMLSMSESYDVVVVDEIQMIGDQYRGSAWTNAVLGVRAKEIHLCGEISAVPIIKRLVAMTGDDLEIKTYKRLGKLVVDDSIVEMTDLSKGDCIVCFSKTAILDMKIQIERQTNFKCAVIYGALPPETRSQEAQRFNDGIYDIVVASDAIGMGLNLKINRVIFTTTQKFNGSKNVSLTSSNIKQIGGRAGRYGIGGESVGHITAISRDELENVSKGVEGDIKYINKAILWPPDDLWIKYYSMFAPETNLVTIYRRFEEDLNIKNAKTAERSEDFKVQSLKDKLMMSGFFKTEKLLRGFLIQDQLRCISAPTTLSTNPNQPMKLVLDYVLKEFMVNIIQRTRKSLFDFTAIPLYLLSTENVKRTGTMRGHRYSIRGSSMIEPEPVPAALRSRASRESAKFAMERYQPRRRYVKRLNPVEDRLTKLEQFHKMLSSYMWLAYRFPQNFIDLESARSLKEVSEFKISEMLGSLRAVSGGSKRFKTFLKH, encoded by the coding sequence ATGATCGATCTTCTACATAAATCGGTGGATCGGCTTAAGGTGCATATAACAGACAGAAATTATGATATGCTGAGTTATGATTTGTTAAAGAAGAACTACAGCAGGGAATTTTTGGACAAGAACAGAGCCAGGATAAGGAGTAAATTGGATGATATAAGGAAGCGGTCCACAAAGAGTTTGAAAACATTTCTGAATGCGAAAATCCATAGTCCCCAGGCAGCAGTGAACAATCTTTGGTCACCTTGCCTATCAAATATCGGCAGTATTCTATGGTACATTGGCTTGAATAAAGGAAACCTAAGAAATGTAGTCCCCTGGAAGATACCTGCTGAAACACCAGATGGTGATTTACCAAGGCAAGTGATAAGCGATGTGCTGGAGAGACTTGTATACAATGAAATGAAGCCTTACAACCTACTGTCAGTGTATAATGATGACTCAAACAAACAGAATTTCAACCACAACTTGACATTTCACGTGATGGATGTGGATAACCCATGCGAATGGTTTCCAAATGcaagaaagttgaaaagaaaattcatTATGCATGTGGGACCAACCAACAGTGGAAAGACATACCATGCTTTAAAAAGATTGGAGACATGCACCAAGGGATATTATGCAGGACCGTTGAGATTACTTGCCAGAGAGGTTTATGACAAAtttcagaagaagaatataaaCTGCAATTTAGTCACAGGTGAGGAGGTTCTTATTGACATTGACGGTAATGGAAATAAGGCTGGAATCACTTCGGGAACAATTGAGATGCTTTCCATGTCTGAGAGTTATGATGtggttgttgttgatgaaattcAGATGATTGGTGATCAATACAGGGGCTCAGCATGGACAAATGCCGTTCTTGGTGTTCGTGCCAAGGAGATACATTTATGCGGCGAAATATCAGCGGTGCCCATTATTAAGAGACTTGTGGCGATGACTGGGGACGATTTGGAAATCAAGACTTACAAAAGATTGGGAAAGCTTGTGGTGGATGATTCCATCGTTGAAATGACAGATTTAAGCAAGGGTGATTGCATAGTTTGCTTCAGCAAAACGGCTATTTTGGATATGAAGATTCAAATAGAGCGGCAAACTAACTTCAAGTGTGCCGTAATATATGGTGCATTACCACCAGAAACTAGATCGCAAGAAGCGCAAAGATTCAATGATGGGATATATGATATTGTTGTCGCTTCAGATGCCATTGGAATGGGGTTGAACTTGAAGATCAACAGGGTCATATTCACCACAACTCAGAAGTTCAATGGTAGCAAAAATGTTAGTCTCACTTCATCAAACATTAAGCAGATTGGAGGACGTGCAGGCAGATATGGAATTGGAGGCGAGTCTGTTGGCCATATCACGGCCATATCGAGAGATGAATTGGAAAATGTGTCCAAGGGTGTTGAGGGCGATATTAAATACATAAACAAGGCTATACTATGGCCTCCAGATGATCTTTGGATAAAGTATTATTCGATGTTTGCACCAGAAACCAATTTGGTGACAATATACCGaagatttgaagaagatttaAACATCAAGAATGCAAAGACCGCTGAAAGATCAGAAGATTTTAAAGTGCAATCATTGAAGGATAAACTAATGATGTCCGGCTTTTTCAAGACAGAAAAACTACTAAGGGGATTTCTCATTCAGGATCAGCTCCGGTGCATAAGTGCACCAACGACTTTGAGCACAAACCCAAACCAACCTATGAAATTGGTTTTAGATTACGTGCTTAAGGAATTTATGGTTAATATCATCCAACGTACTAGAAAGTCACTTTTTGACTTTACGGCCATCCCACTATATCTTTTATCTACTGAGAATGTAAAGAGAACAGGCACAATGCGTGGTCATCGTTACAGCATACGAGGAAGTTCTATGATAGAGCCAGAACCAGTGCCCGCTGCATTAAGATCAAGGGCTTCTAGGGAAAGTGCAAAATTTGCTATGGAGAGGTATCAACCTAGAAGACGATATGTGAAAAGATTGAATCCCGTCGAAGATAGGCTCACCAAACTTGAGCAGTTTCATAAAATGCTCAGCTCATACATGTGGCTTGCTTACAGGTTTCCACAAAATTTCATCGACCTGGAATCTGCGAGAAGTCTCAAGGAGGTGTCTGAATTTAAAATAAGTGAAATGCTTGGCAGTTTAAGAGCTGTTTCAGGTGGCTCGAAGAGGTTTAAGACATTCTTGAAGCATTAG
- a CDS encoding uncharacterized protein (BUSCO:EOG09260HS3), with amino-acid sequence MTEEQIFGGEGDSTFTLEPVQLQFQTGGRIKKLLVSNNILYIVLQLGFVYRINLENPENVEKINIGLRTGLVKNAFVDKKGYHLIIQTDADEFYYLNRKSRHAKELSKLRGLRVTCISFVDSLIQDHYTGPILVSTADGYLYEIKVESKKERLVKQIWHSKNGISYVCNISVGKYHSDGTINCKVMCGLTSNRIVQFRCKVNEAVSATTSSFQNSFKREPISFNFNSIIHMTRNNKSIAFLDINEEDNSYQVTYGSVNFKSKKELNHVKMDLLTGSSVSSIMLTEYYILVLTVSGELVIYNQLNQCKVSSTRILPSNEPFIGFVSDIINNTFWLYSCDIIYEIVVDKENSGIWKLMVEKSMFDDAIATLKSPTGVDQTKYDIIMSQKSKYLFEKGDFQSSAECFAETSQPIEHVSLMFMDAHQDKPLRNYLFKKLKTIPKSNSMQAMILSSWLVELYMEQLNSVSDELLSSTPVFASSEKAKNNASDNIERTLKGLINEFHRFLDDFKDELDKDTIYQIILSHDRKEELLYFANLVGDYNFVLKYYMSLSMWEDALKVLTVQKLPELVYKYSTLLFVNYPVKTCDIWIRLLDDLRYLKLLPALLTYQKTVAEPRSITVDRNQAVRFLHYLIDNRQVKDRIIHNSYLSILLSYPNLENEDPILKYLENCRTNEGVLGASGNSQDILFDPDFILRMAIKHHRIRSAVQVYSLIGECIEAVNLALKHGLIELAVLEAERISAFSSRKTKKIWLCISKVLINNVLADENYLEAHKDMFTNQQTAAFTGSQGDKKKSQIRLILRYLMRKCESISMKDLLPLFPDFVFVDNFKEEVVKSLQSLSSRMSDLQQQMDDSVLQSDHIKQQIKRFKEENFHIIEPYESCMLCHKILTTRRFITFPCFHSFHQDCLVKRISESSDYKLKSEIYVLQKKLSQNSGDRGQLVLIRKEIDAVLSKKCCLCNDVSINAIDEPFVTINDSEASKWEI; translated from the coding sequence ATGACTGAGGAACAGATTTTTGGAGGTGAAGGTGATTCAACATTCACCTTAGAACCGGTTCAATTGCAATTCCAAACAGGTGGTAGGATCAAAAAGCTTCTCGTCAGCAACAATATCCTCTACATAGTTCTACAGTTAGGATTTGTGTATCGAATAAATCTTGAAAACCCAGAGAATGTCgaaaaaatcaacattGGACTGCGAACGGGGCTTGTGAAAAACGCATTTGTCGATAAGAAAGGTTATCACCTCATCATTCAAACTGATGCAGatgaattttattatttgaacCGGAAATCTCGACATGCAAAAGAGCTGTCAAAATTGAGAGGCCTACGAGTGACCTGTATCTCTTTTGTTGACAGCCTTATTCAAGATCACTATACTGGGCCAATTCTTGTCAGCACTGCAGATGGGTATTTGTATGAAATAAAGGTTGAATCtaagaaagagagattAGTCAAACAGATATGGCACAGCAAGAATGGAATTAGTTATGTTTGTAACATTTCTGTTGGAAAGTATCATTCTGATGGTACTATCAACTGTAAAGTTATGTGTGGTCTTACGAGCAACAGAATCGTACAGTTTCGCTGTAAAGTTAACGAGGCAGTAAGTGCCACTACAAGCTCATTTCAAAATTCGTTTAAAAGGGAACCGATAAGTTTCAATTTTAATTCGATTATTCATATGACTAGAAATAACAAGTCGATTGCATTTTTGGATATCAATGAAGAGGACAATTCATATCAAGTGACCTATGGAAGTGTCAATTTCAAATCAAAGAAGGAACTTAACCATGTGAAAATGGACCTGTTGACAGGCTCATCGGTATCATCCATCATGCTCACTGAATATTACATTCTAGTATTAACAGTTTCCGGCGAACTTGTTATATACAATCAATTGAACCAGTGCAAGGTGTCATCAACACGAATTCTTCCTTCTAATGAGCCGTTTATAGGCTTTGTGTCCGATATCATTAACAATACCTTCTGGCTATACTCTTGCGATATAATTTATGAAATTGTCGTGGATAAGGAAAATTCTGGAATATGGAAGCTTATGGTTGAAAAGAGTATGTTTGACGATGCTATCGCCACGTTAAAATCGCCCACTGGTGTTGATCAAACGAAGTATGATATAATCATGTCccagaaaagcaaatatttgtttgAAAAGGGGGATTTTCAAAGCTCTGCAGAATGTTTTGCAGAAACTTCGCAGCCCATTGAACATGTTTCCCTAATGTTCATGGATGCACACCAAGACAAGCCACTTAGAAACTATCTTTTTAAAAAACTTAAAACCATTCCGAAGTCTAATTCTATGCAGGCCATGATATTAAGTAGTTGGTTGGTTGAACTTTATATGGAGCAATTGAATTCCGTTAGTGATGAGTTGCTTTCCTCCACACCAGTTTTCGCAAGCAGTGAAAAAGCGAAAAATAATGCATCAGATAACATTGAGAGAACTCTTAAAGGTTTAATCAATGAATTTCACCGCTTCTTGGATGATTTCAAGGACGAATTGGATAAAGATACAATTTATCAGATTATATTAAGTCATGACAGAAAGGAAGAGCTTCTATATTTTGCTAACCTCGTTGGTGATTAcaattttgttttgaagtACTATATGAGTTTAAGCATGTGGGAGGATGCACTCAAGGTATTAACAGTACAAAAATTGCCCGAGCTTGTATACAAGTATTCAACTCTTTTATTTGTGAATTACCCAGTGAAAACATGTGATATATGGATTCGTCTACTAGATGACCTTCGGTATTTAAAGCTACTTCCAGCCTTGCTTACATATCAAAAAACCGTTGCCGAACCGAGAAGCATTACTGTTGATCGTAATCAGGCTGTTCGCTTTCTACATTATTTGATTGACAACAGGCAGGTTAAAGATAGAATTATACATAATTCATACCTTTCTATTCTTCTCAGTTATCCAAACTTGGAAAATGAGGATCCGATATTGAAATATCTGGAAAATTGCCGCACAAATGAAGGAGTCCTTGGGGCTTCTGGAAATTCGCAAgacattttatttgatcCAGACTTTATCTTAAGAATGGCTATTAAGCATCATCGTATAAGGAGTGCAGTCCAGGTTTACTCGCTAATTGGCGAATGTATAGAAGCAGTTAATCTTGCACTAAAGCATGGACTGATTGAATTGGCTGTTCTTGAAGCTGAGAGAATATCGGCATTTTCTTCACGtaaaacaaagaaaatatggTTGTGTATTTCAAAGGTGTTGATAAATAATGTTCttgcagatgaaaattACTTGGAGGCTCATAAAGATATGTTTACGAATCAGCAAACGGCAGCTTTCACTGGATCCCAAGGtgacaaaaagaaatcacAGATCAGACTTATTCTTCGCTACTTAATGAGAAAATGTGAATCAATCAGTATGAAGGATCTTTTACCGCTATTTCctgattttgtttttgtggATAATTTTAAGGAAGAGGTTGTTAAGTCACTTCAAAGTCTTTCATCCCGGATGTCTGACTTGCAGCAGCAAATGGACGATTCTGTTCTTCAGTCTGATCATATTAAACAGCAAATTAAACGATTTAAGGAAGAGAACTTTCACATTATTGAGCCCTATGAATCATGTATGCTTTGTCATAAAATTCTTACAACCAGGAGATTCATCACATTTCCCTGCTTTCATTCGTTTCACCAGGACTGCCTTGTTAAGCGTATTTCCGAGTCATCTGATTACAAGTTGAAATCTGaaatatatgtattgcaaaagaAACTTTCTCAGAATAGTGGAGACAGAGGACAGCTTGTTTTGATCAGAAAGGAAATTGATGCTGTTCTATCCAAGAAGTGTTGTCTTTGCAATGATGTTTCAATAAATGCAATAGATGAACCGTTTGTTACAATTAATGACAGCGAAGCATCGAAATGGGAGATATGA
- the SMD3 gene encoding small nuclear ribonucleoprotein Sm D3, with protein sequence MGSSIPIKLLNEAQGHVVSVELNNGAGLKGKLSDSEDSMNVLLKDVTETSRDGSVKHLDEIFVRGSQIRFVSVPDILKNAPFLKKQLHE encoded by the exons atggGCTCAAGCATACCTATAAAGCTTCTTAACGAGGCTCAA GGCCACGTTGTGTCAGTCGAACTTAACAATGGTGCAGGGCTAAAGGGCAAACTTTCTGACTCAGAGGATAGCATGAATGTGCTGTTAAAAGATGTGACGGAAACCAGTCGGGATGGGAGTGTGAAGCATttggatgaaatatttgtaaGGGGCTCACAAATAAGATTTGTATCCGTTCCGGACATTCTTAAGAATGCACCGTTTCTCAAAAAACAGCTTCATGAGTAA